cggaaagtattctggcaccttgactttttccacatttagccttattctaaaatggattaaatagtttccccccctaatcaatctacacacaataacccaaaatgacaaagcaaaaccaggtttttagaaatttttgcaaacgtattgcaaataaaaaacaaaaatatcacatttatgtaagtattcaaccctttactcagtactttgttgaagcacctttggcagcgattacagcctcgagtcttcttgggtatgactctacaagcttggcacacctgtatttggcgagtttctcccattcttctctgcatattctctcaagctctgtcaggttgggtggggagtgttgctgcacagtctctccagagatgttcgatcggccactcaagaacattcagatacttgtcccaaaaccactcctgcgttgtcttggctgtgtgcagccatttaagaatgatggaggccactgtgttcttggggaccttcaatgcttcgtcaatatggggtattgtgcgtaggttgatgaggggaaaaaattacttaatccattttagaataagtccgtaacgtaacaaaatgtggaaaagttcaaggggtctgaatactttccgaatgcactgtagagttGAAATCTATTCAATTTTGAGGTTGCATTCCAATACTAAACTTTATTTGACATTGAAACACAGTATTTTTATCATCTTTATTAATAataaaattatgaaaaatattaataacattctacccatgaggccaaagagagcgcttttggtcattgactgcaggaaagggctactaaCAGTATTGTCTCGTCCTCTTTTAGCCGAACTGCAGAAGTTGAACACTTCATTGTTTGATTGTCTGATTCCCTCTGTCACAGCCAATCTCCTGTGTCCAACTGTCTTCAGCTCATAACTACAAAAATGCCAACATTAATCCGATCATTCACACTCTATAGTGGATGTAGTTGGTTGGCTCGTCTTAAGCAGAGTATGCAGATCTACAAAGTGGTCAATTTGTTTGGAACTTGTGCTTCTCTAGAGCTAAGTAAGAGATCTAACACAGAGTTGTAGTGGAGGACAAAAGGAGAAGTGGCCTTCCACCAATCCATGCAAAAAGATGAacaaagcagagagaggaggagaagtgaACGTTAGTTCCTGTTTCAGAGGAATGGATGGTAGAGGAAGAAGGGATGGAGTACAGAAGCGGGAAGTGACAGGTTATAACGGCGTAACAGAGGACAGCGATTAGTGTTGTCACGGCTACCTGTGCAGTAGGTAGGTAACTCTAGAAGGACTGTTTCTCTTCCTCAGGTGTTAGAGAAGCATGGTTATGGTAATCATATTGTAATGGTTGACATACATAACTGATTTCCTCTGTATATTTCCCCATGCAGGTAAATGATGGACACAGACATTCTAGGTTTCAGACCAGACAGGAGGAGTCCTCATAGGGAAGACCTGAGACCTGTCTCTCACCACAGTCTTTATCTGAGCCCACCTCCACTCTACCTGAACCCGACCAAACTCTCCCTCTTCCCGACCAGAGAGGCCTACAGCCCCCTGACTCACCATCGGCCCCTGGGCTCTGAGGGCATGCATTACACCCAGAGGGAAGGTTCCCAAAAACGCAAAAGGAGGCCACAAAAAATGGAGGGTTCCGAATCCCctacaggagacatggaggaggtggAGCGTCGAGGCAACACCAGGACTGTCGATCTCTCCCACCTtccgttctccctccctcctcgcccacgtctccctccctctcccatgcCCATTCCAGGTATGATCGACCTGAGCCGGCTCCAGCTGCACCACAGGGCTATGTCCAGATATGAGCCAACTATGGGCCTCCCATTGCAGGTGAAACAGGAACCACTTAGCCCCTCACCTTTGtggcctccctctcctctcctccatcaccaCCCTCCTCCCCTATTCttcccccctctccacaccagcctcctccccttccccttctTCATGCCTGGGCCCATCATGCACCTCTCTCCTGGAGCCTTCTACCCCAGAGAGGCACTACGACCTAGTCGGCGCAGCCCAGATGGAGGGCCCCGAGGTGGGATGACCAGCGCTGAGAAGCTGGGTCTCAACATCCGCATTGACGACAGCTACCACGTAGATGTAGGAGGAAACCAGAAGCGTTGGAAGTGCCGTACGTGTGAGAAGTcatacacatccaagtataacctGGTGACACACATCCTGGGCCACAGCGGTATCAAGCCTCACAGCTGCCATCTGTGTGGGAATCGGTTCAAGCAGCTGAGCCACCTGCACACTCACCTGCTCACCCACCAGGGCACACGGCCACACAAGTGCCAGGTGTGCCACAAGGCCTTCACCCAGACCAGCCACCTGAAGAGACATATGATGCAGCATAGTGACGTGAAGCCgtacaggtcagtaatggtaATCTTTGTCTAGATTAGAGTTACTCGAGTTACTAGACTAGAGTTACTCTTTATTTAGTCTAGCCGAGAATTAAGAAAATTAGTTCAACAAGGACCTTACATTACACGCCTAGTCTGTGACTCAAACGCAGACCAAGGATAGAACAAACTTAGACCTGTCCATGAATTGTCATCAGtatgggagagtggggtaagttgacaAAATTTTTCATTCAATTTTTTcattcagcatcactccatcaagggaaatatagtattctttctaacaaaggtATCTACATAGACTCCGTTTtctcagtttattaggtacatcaCCCAGTTCACGAAAATGGCtcactcctacagacagtgagtcacgtggccatggctttctatataaagcaggcagacaggcatcgaggcattcagttactgttcaattgaatgttagaatgggcaaaagaGAGACCTGAGAGGATTTGAGGTATGCTCATCGGTACCAGGCGTAATGGATCCAGTATCTAAAAAAATGTCCGCCCTCCTAGGACTTTTCACGcacaacagtgtctagggtttaccgagaatggtgtgACAAACATAAAACATCCAGTTAGCGGCAcacctgtgggcgaaaacagcttgttgataagaggtcgaaggagaatggcaagaatcgcgCAAGCTAACAGGCGGCCCACAAACAGGCAAGTAATGGCGTttccatgccctgaagaattcagtctgttctggaggcaaaggggggtccaacCCGGTGCTAGATAGGGTGTACCTAGTAAACTGTCCACTGAGCGTGGTTCTACctcgaaccaaaaagggttctcctatgggcacAGCCGAATaaccattttggaacccttttttctaagcgtgtagagaccccaactgatgcaTAGAGCAATCTTAAAATGatttactttggtttagatacaagcttCATGAAATCTCTAACACAATaaatctgtttgtttttttaacgTAACTTGCTTatcactttttccatgtggtttcttccttcacagactccatgaaattatGACCTCTTCtgaaatatttggtcaaattattaattttgtgtatggtttctactcctatcctctcctctcctctctagttgTGGGGTGTGTGGGAGGGGTTTTGCCTACCCTAGTGAGCTGCGGGCCCATGAGCTGAAGCATGAGAAAGGCCAGGAGAacgtgtgtgtggagtgtggttTGGACTTCCCCACTCTGGCCCAGCTCAAGAGACACCTGACGGCCCACAGAGGACCCACCCTTTACAGGTAGCCTACGTTACGTATGCCCAGATACACCCGATGCGCTTCACATTACCTCATGTGTCTGTTACCCCAATTTCTGCTTGTAGATATTTGACATGACCTCCACTGGAAGATTTGTGGCTTTGACAGTAAAAAAACAACAAGCGGGTGATCAGGAAACTGTTACTTTGTGGCTAAATCCAGGCCACAACAGAGTGTGGGTTTTCTGTATACAATTATACTTCTATTTCATTCTATCTCAATTCTAAATCTTATTCTATTTCGATagttttctgtccaggtgtagcaagtgtctgttttctgtccaggtgtagcaagtgtctgttttctgtccaggtgtagtgagtgtctgttttctgtccaggtgtagtgagtgtctgttttctgtccaggtgtagcaagtgtctgttttctgtccaggtgtagtgagtgtctgttttctgtccaggtgtagtaagtgtctgttttctgtccaggtgtagtaagtgtctgttttctgtccaggtgtagtaagtgtctgttttctgtccaggtgtagtaagtgtctgttttctgtccaggtgtagcaagtgtctgttttctgtccaggtgtagtaagtgtctgttttctgtccaggtgtagtgagtgtctgttttctgtccaggtgtagtgggtgtctgttttctgtccaggtgtagcaagtgtctgttttctgtccaggtgtagtaagtgtctgttttctgtccaggtgtagtgagtgtctgttttctgtccaggtgtagcaagtgtctgttttctgtccaggtgtagtgagtgtctgttttctgtccaggtgtagtgagtgtctgttttctgtccaggtgtagcaagtgtctgttttctgtccaggtgtagcaagtgtctgttttctgtccaggtgtagctagtgtctgttttctgtccaggtgtagtgagtgtctgttttctgtccaggtgtagtgagtgtctgttttctgtccaggtgtagcgagtgtctgttttctgtccaggtgtagtaagtgtctgttttctgtccaggtgtagtgagtgtctgttttctgtccaggtgtagtgagtgtctgttttctgtccaggtgtagtgagtgtctgttttctgtccaggtgtagtgagtgtctgttttctgtccaggtgtagtgagtgtctgttttctgtccaggtgtagtgagtgtctgttttctgtccaggtgtagtgagtgtctgttttctgtccaggtgtagcaagtgtctgttttctgtccaggtgtagtgagtgtctgttttctgtccagatgtagtgagtgtctgttttctgtccaggtgtagcaagtgtctgttttctgtccaggtgtagcaagtgtctgttttctgtccaggtgtagtgagtgtctgttttctgtccaggtgtagtgagtgtctgttttctgtccaggtgtagtgagtgtctgttttctgtccaggtgtagtgagtgtctgttttctgtccaggtgtagcaagtgtctgttttctgtccaggtgtagcaagtgtctgttttctgtccaggtgtagtgagtgtctgttttctgtccaggtgtagtgagtgtctgttttctgtccaggtgtagcaagtgtctgttttctgtccaggtgtagcaagtgtctgttttctgtccaggtgtagtaagtgtctgttttctgtccaggtgtagtgagtgtctgttttctgtccaggtgtaacaagtgtctgttttctgtccaggtgtagtaagtgtctgttttctgtccaggtgtagcaagtgtctgttttctgtccaggtgtagtgagtgtctgttttctgtccaggtgtagcaagtgtctgttttctgtccaggtgtagcaagtgtctgttttctgtccaggtgtagtgagtgtctgttttctgtccaggtgtagcaagtgtctgttttctgtccaggtgtagtgagtgtctgttttctgtccaggtgtagtgagtgtctgttttctgtccaggtgtagcaagtgtctgttttctgtccaggtgtagtgagtgtctgttttctgtccaggtgtagaGAGTGTCggttttctgtccaggtgtagcaagtgtctgttttctgtccaggtgtagcaagtgtctgttttctgtccaggtgtagtgagtgtctgttttctgtccaggtgtagtaagtgtctgttttctgtccaggtgtagcaagtgtctgttttctgtccaggtgtagtaagtgtctgttttctgtccaggtgtagtgagtgtctgttttctgtccaggtgtagtgggtgtctgttttctgtccaggtgtagcaagtgtctgttttctgtccaggtgtagtaagtgtctgttttctgtccaggtgtagtgagtgtctgttttctgtccaggtgtagcaagtgtctgttttctgtccaggtgtagtgagtgtctgttttctgtccaggtgtagtgagtgtctgttttctgtccaggtgtagcaagtgtctgttttctgtccaggtgtagcaagtgtctgttttctgtccaggtgtagctagtgtctgttttctgtccaggtgtagtgagtgtctgttttctgtccaggtgtagtgagtgtctgttttctgtccaggtgtagcgagtgtctgttttctgtccaggtgtagtaagtgtctgttttctgtccaggtgtagtgagtgtctgttttctgtccaggtgtagtgagtgtctgttttctgtccaggtgtagtgagtgtctgttttctgtccaggtgtagtgagtgtctgttttctgtccaggtgtagtgagtgtctgttttctgtccaggtgtagtgagtgtctgttttctgtccaggtgtagtgagtgtctgttttctgtccaggtgtagcaagtgtctgttttctgtccaggtgtagtgagtgtctgttttctgtccagatgtagtgagtgtctgttttctgtccaggtgtagcaagtgtctgttttctgtccaggtgtagcaagtgtctgttttctgtccaggtgtagtgagtgtctgttttctgtccaggtgtagtgagtgtctgttttctgtccaggtgtagtgagtgtctgttttctgtccaggtgtagtgagtgtctgttttctgtccaggtgtagcaagtgtctgttttctgtccaggtgtagcaagtgtctgttttctgtccaggtgtagtgagtgtctgttttctgtccaggtgtagtgagtgtctgttttctgtccaggtgtagcaagtgtctgttttctgtccaggtgtagcaagtgtctgttttctgtccaggtgtagtaagtgtctgttttctgtccaggtgtagtgagtgtctgttttctgtccaggtgtaacaagtgtctgttttctgtccaggtgtagtaagtgtctgttttctgtccaggtgtagcaagtgtctgttttctgtccaggtgtagtgagtgtctgttttctgtccaggtgtagcaagtgtctgttttctgtccaggtgtagcaagtgtctgttttctgtccaggtgtagtgagtgtctgttttctgtccaggtgtagcaagtgtctgttttctgtccaggtgtagtgagtgtctgttttctgtccaggtgtagtgagtgtctgttttctgtccaggtgtagcaagtgtctgttttctgtccaggtgtagtgagtgtctgttttctgtccaggtgtagaGAGTGTCggttttctgtccaggtgtagcaagtgtctgttttctgtccaggtgtagtgagtatctgttttctgtccaggtgtagtgagtgtctgttttctgtccaggtgtagcaagtgtctgttttctgtccaggtgtagtgagtgtctgttttctgtccaggtgtagtgagtgtctgttttctgtccaggtgtagtgagtgtctgttttctgtccaggtgtagcaagtgtctgttttctgtccaggtgtagtgagtgtctgttttctgtccaggtgtagtgagtgtctgttttctgtccaggtgtagcaagtgtctgttttctgtccaggtgtagcaagtgtgtgttttctgtccaggtgtagcaagtgtctgttttctgtccaggtgtagtgagtgtctgttttctgtccaggtgtagtaagtgtctgttttctgtccaggtgtagcaagtgtctgttttctgtccaggtgtagcaagtgtctgttttctgtccaagTGTAgtaagtgtctgttttctgtccaggtgtagtgagtgtctgttttctgtccaggtgtagtgagtgtctgttttctgtccaggtgtagcaagtgtctgttttctgtccaggtgtagtgagtgtctgttttctgtccaggtgtagcaagtgtctgttttctgtccaggtgtagcaagtgtctgttttctgtccaggtgtagtgagtgtctgttttctgtccaggtgtagcaagtgtctgttttctgtccaggtgtagcaagtgtctgttttctgtcctggtgtagtgagtgtctgttttctgtccaggtgtagtgagtgtctgttttctgtccaggtgtagtaagtgtctgttttctgtccaggtgtagtaagtgtctgttttctgtccaggtgtagtaagtgtctgttttctgtccaggtgtagctagtgtctgttttctgtccaggtgtagcaagtgtctgttttctgtccaggtgtagcaagtgtctgttttctgtccaggtgtagtaagtgtctgttttctgtctaGGTGTAGTAAGTGTCTGTTTTTTGTCCAGGTGTAgtaagtgtctgttttctgtccaggtgtagtaagtgtctgttttctgtccaggtgtagtaagtgtctgttttctgtccaggtgtagtaagtgtctgttttctgtccaggtgtagtcagtgtctgttttctgtccaggtgtagtaagtgtctgttttctgtccaggtgtagcaagtgtctgttttctgtccaggtgtagcaagtgtctgttttctgtccaggtgtagtgagtgtctgttttctgtccaggtgtagcaagtgtctgttttctgtccaggtgtagtaagtgtctgttttctgtcaaGGTGTAgcaagtgtctgttttctgtccaggtgtagtgagtgtctgttttctgtccaggtgtagcgagtgtctgttttctgtccaggtgtagcaagtgtctgttttctgtccaggtgtagtgagtgtctgttttctgtccaggtgtagtgagtgtctgttttctgtccaggtgtagtgaGTGCCAGAAGAGCTTCCAGTACCCCAGCCAGCTGCAGAACCACATGATGAAGCACAAAGACATCCGGCCATACATCTGCAGCGAGTGTGGCATGGAGTTTATACAGTCCCATCACCTCAAacagcacacactcacacataaggTAAGACTGGTGGGGTTTTCATACTGTCCACTAATGTCAACATGTGTGTTTGGAGGGACGTGTCTTTACATGgctaggttgtgttgtgttgtggagaTTAAGTGTCTGTGGGTCAAAGGGGTGTTAAGGCAGGCTTTATCTGTTGACAGCATCAGCTGGATGGTGCCATGACACGTAGCCAACATCAAGGGCCTTTACATTTGTTGACATTAAACGTTTTTTTAATGGGATATACGTACATGACAGTATGATGACTTTCACACTACAAATTTCACATCATTGTTTCTGCTTCAAACTGTTTTTTAGTACTACATGGTGAAGCCAGGACAAAGAGCAGATCTCCTCAAAAACCTTGAGCCCAGCAAACAGACAAATGACACTTTAGAGAGAGATGTGAGTGCATGCTACAGTAACCGTAGCTACAAGTTCAGTCATGTAATATTGTGAGAATCCTATTATTCTGCCTTTTTCCGGCGATACAAGGCATCCACTCTCTTGTTGTCAAGCTAACATGCCTTTCTTGTCCTTGTTGTCCCTGATGGCCTTGCTTGTCAACATGTAAGACAATTTTCCACTATGATGGTTATTTAAACAAATTAACAATTAATtaaaacattctctctctctctctctctctctctctctctctctctctctctctctctctctctctctctctctctctctctctctctctctctctctctctctctctctctctctctctctctctcagggggtgAAGGAGCACAAGTGTCGTATCTGTGGTCGGGAGTTCACCCTCTTGGCAAATATGAAGCGCCACGTCTTGATCCATACTAACATCAGGTCTTACCAGTGTCACCTCTGCTTCAAGAGCTTTGTCCAGAAACAGACCCTCAAGGCCCACATGATCGTCCACTCTGACATTAAACCCTACAAATGCAAGGTGAGTGTTCTTATGGTACAATATGTTGAGGAGAGCGCTAGAGACAGTTTCATTTATGACATTTCAAAATCAACTGCAACAACTCCTTTTATTAAAGCCAGGGTATcttttctccgacacattggtgcggctggcttccgggttgagggagcagtgtgtcaagaagcagtgtggcttggcatgtatcggaggacacatggctctcgaacgtcgcctctcccgagtccgcacAGGAGTGGCAGCGAtggaacaagactgtaactaccaattggatatcacaaaattgtgaagaaaaaaataaataaaaaataacacaaaCAATAGTTTTATTACTATAATATAAAGTCTAGAGAAGCCAATAGACACTCTGAAGCAGCTCAACACTGTTTCTGAGTGTCTGTATGACCTTGTTCACTAATAGAAGAGTTGAGACGATGAGGAGAATGTAGACAGAGAGAAGATTTGGCAGTGAGATCCCTCCTCTTCCATAGGAAGGATATCGCTGCACAAACTGCCTCTCTAACAATGGCCCCCAGCCTCCCCGGAGATCAGGCCCCGAAAATAGATTTCATCTCGCTTTCTCTGCTGCTGGAGGGAACACTTCCTGTTTTCTCACGGTCCTCTTGGACAGTTTACAGTCCCGCTCTCCTCCTGAAGGAAACCCTAATCAAAAAGAATACAGAGGAAGGACAGCGCAGGAGTTGCCCTTCCCATCCCTCCTCTTATGgccctttctctgtctgtctgtctgtctgtctgtctgtctgtctgtctgtctgtctgtgtgtctgtgtgtctgtgtgtctgtgtgtgtgtgtgtctgtctgtctgtctgtctgtctgtctgtctgtctgtgtgtctgtctgtctgtctgtctgtctgtctgtgtgtgtgtctgtgtgtctgtgtgtgtgtctgtctgtctgtgtgtctgtgtgtctgtctgtctgtctgtctgtctgtctgtctcgtctgtctgtctgtctgtctgtctgtctgtctcgtctgtctgtctgtctgtctcgtctgtctgtctgtctcgtctgtctgtctgtctgtctgtgtgtctgtgtgtctgtctgtgtgtctgtgtgtctgtctgtctgtctgtctgtctgtctgtctgtctgtctcgtctgtctcgtctgtctgtctgtctgtctgtctgtgtgtctgtgtgtctgtgtgtctgtctgtctgtctgtctgtctgtctgtgtgtctgtctgtctgtctgtctgtctgtgtgtgtgtctgtctgtctgtctgtctgtctgtctgtgtgcacaCATACGTTCATGATTGCGTCCAGCTCCTATTACAGCTCTGAATGCTTTGAGGATTCGTCATCTAACACATCAGTTGTTTGATAGAGAGGAAGGTTTGATAAGTGGACACAGTTCTAGACTTGCCGTCGTTTTTCTGCCCTTGAATGGTATTTACTATACCAGGAAGTGCTATGATGTGGTTCGAGGAATAATGGAATTCACAAATTGTAATCAAGGAATGTGTACACAAACTATTTCAATAGTTGGTATTCAATGCATTTGTTTGAGGAAAAATTACAATAATTATTTGCCAAATTGCTGATTTGGGTTTATCAACTGATTGTCTGTTGCTTCCAAGCACATGCACTGCTTTCCTAGGAGCCTGGTGAAGTCTTTTAATGCCGAAAATAAATCTGTTCCACATTCTGTTTGTTCTTCAATTCATGTGCTTTATTGGTTCGTCCGTGAGCACATATCTGACAATTTTATTTTTGTTCTTCCTTGTTTTCAGCTGTGTGGGAAGGAGTTCAACAGAATGCATAACCTGATGGGCCATATGCACCTGCACTCTGACAGCAGGCCCTTCAAGTGCCGCTACTGCCCCAGCAAGTTCACTCTGAAGGGGAATCTCACCCGCCATATGAAGGTCAAACACGGGATCATGGACATGGGCCTAAATGCAAGAGGTAAGCAGTCCAGGCTATGGATAAATGCATCATATGGTTCCTCCCTTTCTGCAGTGAGACTTTCTATAACCTTCCTACCCTGAAGCTAAATCAGAATCAGCCAGTCAAATTGGGATAAACAGTTCCTTCGGAAAGtacttttctacattttgttaggttacaaccttattctaaaatgtattgaattattttttcttctcatcaatctacacacaataccccataatgacaaagcaaaaacatatttttgcaaatgtttgctcatttatataaataaaaaaaacggcAATATATAATTAAcataagtactttgttgaaggtcctttggcagcaattacagccttgagtcttcttgggtatgactctgcaagcttggcacacctgtatttggggagtttctcccattcttctctgcagatcctctcaagatctgtcaggttgcatggggagtgttgctgcacagctattttcaggtctctccagagatttttaattgggttcaagtccgggccactcaaggacattcagagacttgttccgaagccactcaggcattgtcttggttgtgtgcttagggttgttgtcctgttggaaggtgaaacgttgccccagtctaaggtcctgagcgctctggagcaggtttcattaaagatctctctgtactttactccattcatctttgcctcgatcctgactagtctcccagtccctgccacttaaaaacatccccacagatgagccttttactgaggagtggcttccgtctggccactctaccataaaggcctgattggtggagtgctgcagagatggttgtccttctggaaggttctcccatctccacagaggaactctggagctctgtcagagtgaccatcgggttcttggtcacctccctgaccaaggccattctcacccaattgctcagtttgacccagatggccagctctaggaatagtcttggtggtttcaaacttcttccattcaagaatgatggaggtcagtgtgttcttcgggaccttcaatgctgcagacatgttttcctacccttccccagatctgtgcctcgacacaatcctgtctcggagctctgcggacaattccttcgacctcgtggcttggttttttctctgacatgcactgccaactgtgggaccttatat
This window of the Salvelinus fontinalis isolate EN_2023a chromosome 28, ASM2944872v1, whole genome shotgun sequence genome carries:
- the LOC129826719 gene encoding zinc finger protein 366-like isoform X2, with amino-acid sequence MMDTDILGFRPDRRSPHREDLRPVSHHSLYLSPPPLYLNPTKLSLFPTREAYSPLTHHRPLGSEGMHYTQREGSQKRKRRPQKMEGSESPTGDMEEVERRGNTRTVDLSHLPFSLPPRPRLPPSPMPIPGMIDLSRLQLHHRAMSRYEPTMGLPLQVKQEPLSPSPLWPPSPLLHHHPPPLFFPPLHTSLLPFPFFMPGPIMHLSPGAFYPREALRPSRRSPDGGPRGGMTSAEKLGLNIRIDDSYHVDVGGNQKRWKCRTCEKSYTSKYNLVTHILGHSGIKPHSCHLCGNRFKQLSHLHTHLLTHQGTRPHKCQVCHKAFTQTSHLKRHMMQHSDVKPYSCGVCGRGFAYPSELRAHELKHEKGQENVCVECGLDFPTLAQLKRHLTAHRGPTLYRCSECQKSFQYPSQLQNHMMKHKDIRPYICSECGMEFIQSHHLKQHTLTHKGVKEHKCRICGREFTLLANMKRHVLIHTNIRSYQCHLCFKSFVQKQTLKAHMIVHSDIKPYKCKLCGKEFNRMHNLMGHMHLHSDSRPFKCRYCPSKFTLKGNLTRHMKVKHGIMDMGLNARVFRRRGRFCLSAPLGLRTRSSQEEPFDLSQKPRPPRPSLRLSQSDGESVPGSSCQEEDEEDSLYRRSQYSPEVYQHHTGGQGYRSDTDRQVYGQDMETGEQVYPPRAGEEVNQPVSDPGVAEEQVYQRVTGRQVYDSDSEPGGQLYEQEAGGHHIGDNVRYPGSGNTGKHVYHSDSELDDQLYKPDPDQLEIGDQVFHSDAGEEMMDTPEPCERDYHSDPGVYYQKP
- the LOC129826719 gene encoding zinc finger protein 366-like isoform X1 gives rise to the protein MMDTDILGFRPDRRSPHREDLRPVSHHSLYLSPPPLYLNPTKLSLFPTREAYSPLTHHRPLGSEGMHYTQREGSQKRKRRPQKMEGSESPTGDMEEVERRGNTRTVDLSHLPFSLPPRPRLPPSPMPIPGMIDLSRLQLHHRAMSRYEPTMGLPLQVKQEPLSPSPLWPPSPLLHHHPPPLFFPPLHTSLLPFPFFMPGPIMHLSPGAFYPREALRPSRRSPDGGPRGGMTSAEKLGLNIRIDDSYHVDVGGNQKRWKCRTCEKSYTSKYNLVTHILGHSGIKPHSCHLCGNRFKQLSHLHTHLLTHQGTRPHKCQVCHKAFTQTSHLKRHMMQHSDVKPYSCGVCGRGFAYPSELRAHELKHEKGQENVCVECGLDFPTLAQLKRHLTAHRGPTLYRCSECQKSFQYPSQLQNHMMKHKDIRPYICSECGMEFIQSHHLKQHTLTHKYYMVKPGQRADLLKNLEPSKQTNDTLERDGVKEHKCRICGREFTLLANMKRHVLIHTNIRSYQCHLCFKSFVQKQTLKAHMIVHSDIKPYKCKLCGKEFNRMHNLMGHMHLHSDSRPFKCRYCPSKFTLKGNLTRHMKVKHGIMDMGLNARVFRRRGRFCLSAPLGLRTRSSQEEPFDLSQKPRPPRPSLRLSQSDGESVPGSSCQEEDEEDSLYRRSQYSPEVYQHHTGGQGYRSDTDRQVYGQDMETGEQVYPPRAGEEVNQPVSDPGVAEEQVYQRVTGRQVYDSDSEPGGQLYEQEAGGHHIGDNVRYPGSGNTGKHVYHSDSELDDQLYKPDPDQLEIGDQVFHSDAGEEMMDTPEPCERDYHSDPGVYYQKP